A genomic region of Eucalyptus grandis isolate ANBG69807.140 chromosome 5, ASM1654582v1, whole genome shotgun sequence contains the following coding sequences:
- the LOC120293677 gene encoding momilactone A synthase-like → MLQLEVSEIGQNSFSFGEKGAAFPQRQTVIVDDFNENEAIGLQQQVRAHLILNIPESLLRIRSLLTQFNNFSEKELGISVNLTGVFLGTKHAARAMMPSRRGGIINVDSVSSSVGGVASHTYTSSKHAVMGLTRNVATKLRQYGICMNCVLPHFILAPLTKEFFKIDESTGVRVYSNLEGGESTGRRCGEGYCVFGE, encoded by the exons ATGTTGCAGCTTGAGGTTTCGGAAATAGGACAAAACAGCTTCAGTTTCGGTGAAAAGGGCGCGGCATTCCCACAGCGGCAGACGGTCATAGTTGATGACTTCAACGAGAATGAGGCTATCGGTCTCCAACAACAAGTGAGA GCACACCTCATTTTGAACATACCAGAAAGTCTTCTAAGAATTCGTTCACTGCTCACGCAATTTAACAATTTTAGTGAGAAAGAGTTGGGGATCAGCGTGAACTTGACGGGCGTCTTCTTAGGGACCAAGCACGCTGCTCGAGCCATGATGCCGTCTCGGAGAGGAGGCATCATCAATGTCGATAGCGTCAGCTCGAGCGTGGGCGGGGTCGCGTCCCACACGTACACCAGCTCCAAGCACGCCGTCATGGGGCTCACGAGGAACGTGGCCACGAAGCTCAGGCAATATGGAATTTGCATGAACTGTGTCTTGCCTCATTTCATTTTAGCGCCATTGACGAAGGAGTTCTTCAAAATCGACGAGAGTACAGGAGTCCGAGTGTATTCTAACTTGGAAGGGGGTGAGTCTACAGGAAGAAGATGTGGCGAAGGCTACTGTGTATTTGGGGAGTGA